One window from the genome of Macaca fascicularis isolate 582-1 chromosome 7, T2T-MFA8v1.1 encodes:
- the ANGEL1 gene encoding protein angel homolog 1 isoform X7 gives MPMLTFNLQFVAAKALLNPNYGAAYVETVQPAFPHSAILTCVGVEVQLQFGVRRIWRRICSFLISFQDINGQPFSVMMYPAGPGSGDSPEGFPEQPSLQPQIGNRTTQTLDAFFTCRKNVLLAKSSSSQVEGDFAMAPRGPEQEECEGLLQQWREEGSSQVLSTASEGPLVDKGLAQSSLALLMDNPGEENAASEDKWSSRQLSDLRAAENLDEPFPEMLGEEPLPEVEGPMWAAIPMQTDPQYADCAVLPVGALATEQWEEDPAVLAWSIAPEPVPQEEAPIWPFEGMGQLQPPPMEIPYHEILWREWEDFSTQPDAQGLKPGDGPQFQFTLMSYNILAQDLMQQSSELYLHCHPDILNWNYRFMNLMQEFQHWDPDILCLQEVQEDHYWEQLEPSLRMMGFTCFYKRRTGCKTDGCAVCYKPTRFRLLCASPVEYFRPGLELLNRDNVGLVLLLQPLVPEGLGQVSVAPLCVANTHILYNPRRGDVKLAQMAILLAEVDKVARLSDGSHCPIILCGDLNSVPDSPLYNFIRDGELQYHGMPAWKAAHWL, from the exons ATGCCCATGCTCACCTTCAATCTCCAG TTTGTTGCAGCCAAAGCATTATTAAATCCAAACTACGGGGCTGCCTACGTTGAGACTGTTCAACCAGCATTCCCACACTCGGCCATTCTCACGTGTGTTGGAGTTGAAGTCCAGTTGCAGTTTGGTGTCAGGAGAATCTGGAGGCGCATTTGTTCTTTCTTGATAAGTTTTCAGGACATCAACGGTCAG CCTTTCAGTGTTATGATGTACCCAGCTGGTCCAGGATCTGGTGACTCCCCAGAAGGCTTCCCTGAACAACCAAGTCTCCAGCCACAAATTGGAAATCGCACAACTCAGACACTGG ATGCTTTCTTTACATGTCGAAAAAATGTCCTTCTGGCGAAGAGCTCATCCTCCCAGGTAGAAGGTGACTTTGCCATGGCCCCTCGGGGCCCTGAGCAGGAGGAATGTGAGGGCCTGCTGCAGCAGTGGCGAGAAGAAGGGTCGAGCCAGGTACTCTCAACTGCAAGTGAGGGGCCCCTTGTAGATAAAGGACTAGCCCAGAGCAGCCTGGCACTTCTGATGGATAATCCTGGAGAAGAGAATGCTGCTTCAGAGGACAAGTGGTCCAGCAGGCAGCTGAGTGACCTTCGGGCAGCAGAGAACCTGGACGAGCCTTTCCCTGAGATGCTAGGAGAGGAACCACTGCCGGAGGTGGAGGGCCCTATGTGGGCAGCTATCCCCATGCAGACGGACCCCCAGTATGCAGACTGTGCTGTCCTCCCAGTGGGTGCCCTGGCCACAGAGCAGTGGGAAGAGGACCCGGCGGTGTTGGCCTGGAGCATAGCACCTGAGCCTGTGCCCCAGGAAGAGGCTCCCATCTGGCCCTTTGAGGGCATGGGGCAGTTGCAGCCTCCCCCAATGGAAATACCATATCATG AAATTTTGTGGCGAGAATGGGAGGATTTCTCCACCCAGCCAGATGCTCAGGGCCTGAAGCCAGGAGATGGCCCTCAGTTCCAGTTCACTCTGATGTCTTATAACATCCTGGCTCAGGACCTGATGCAGCAGAGCTCAGAGCTCTATCTACATTGCCATCCGGACATCCTCAATTGGAACTATCGCTTCATGAACCTCATGCAGGAATTCCAGCACTGGGACCCCGAT ATCCTGTGTCTCCAGGAAGTCCAGGAAGATCATTACTGGGAGCAGCTGGAACCCTCTCTGCGAATGATGG GCTTTACCTGTTTCTACAAGAGGAGGACCGGGTGTAAAACCGATGGCTGTGCTGTTTGCTACAAGCCCACCAGATTCCGCCTGCTTTGTGCCAGCCCTGTGGAGTACTTCCGGCCTGGCTTGGAGCTACTTAATCGGGATAATGTGGGCTTAGTGTTGCTACTGCAACCACTCGTCCCAGAAGGCCTGGGGCAAGTCTCGGTGGCCCCGCTGTGTGTGGCAAATACCCATATCCTTTACAACCCACGCCGGGGTGATGTCAAGCTGGCCCAGATGGCCATTCTCCTGGCAGAAGTGGACAAGGTGGCCAGATTGTCAGATGGCAGCCACTGCCCCATCATCTTGTGCGGGGACCTAAATTCTGTCCCTGATTCACCTCTCTACAACTTCATCAGGGATGGAGAGCTCCAGTACCATGGGATGCCAGCCTGGAAG GCTGCTCATTGGCTTTGA
- the ANGEL1 gene encoding protein angel homolog 1 isoform X6, with protein MPMLTFNLQFVAAKALLNPNYGAAYVETVQPAFPHSAILTCVGVEVQLQFGVRRIWRRICSFLISFQDINGQPFSVMMYPAGPGSGDSPEGFPEQPSLQPQIGNRTTQTLDAFFTCRKNVLLAKSSSSQVEGDFAMAPRGPEQEECEGLLQQWREEGSSQVLSTASEGPLVDKGLAQSSLALLMDNPGEENAASEDKWSSRQLSDLRAAENLDEPFPEMLGEEPLPEVEGPMWAAIPMQTDPQYADCAVLPVGALATEQWEEDPAVLAWSIAPEPVPQEEAPIWPFEGMGQLQPPPMEIPYHEILWREWEDFSTQPDAQGLKPGDGPQFQFTLMSYNILAQDLMQQSSELYLHCHPDILNWNYRFMNLMQEFQHWDPDILCLQEVQEDHYWEQLEPSLRMMGFTCFYKRRTGCKTDGCAVCYKPTRFRLLCASPVEYFRPGLELLNRDNVGLVLLLQPLVPEGLGQVSVAPLCVANTHILYNPRRGDVKLAQMAILLAEVDKVARLSDGSHCPIILCGDLNSVPDSPLYNFIRDGELQYHGMPAWKGLATHVGDVQMTDVAECFPYYVLSVPRLLIGFDRGW; from the exons ATGCCCATGCTCACCTTCAATCTCCAG TTTGTTGCAGCCAAAGCATTATTAAATCCAAACTACGGGGCTGCCTACGTTGAGACTGTTCAACCAGCATTCCCACACTCGGCCATTCTCACGTGTGTTGGAGTTGAAGTCCAGTTGCAGTTTGGTGTCAGGAGAATCTGGAGGCGCATTTGTTCTTTCTTGATAAGTTTTCAGGACATCAACGGTCAG CCTTTCAGTGTTATGATGTACCCAGCTGGTCCAGGATCTGGTGACTCCCCAGAAGGCTTCCCTGAACAACCAAGTCTCCAGCCACAAATTGGAAATCGCACAACTCAGACACTGG ATGCTTTCTTTACATGTCGAAAAAATGTCCTTCTGGCGAAGAGCTCATCCTCCCAGGTAGAAGGTGACTTTGCCATGGCCCCTCGGGGCCCTGAGCAGGAGGAATGTGAGGGCCTGCTGCAGCAGTGGCGAGAAGAAGGGTCGAGCCAGGTACTCTCAACTGCAAGTGAGGGGCCCCTTGTAGATAAAGGACTAGCCCAGAGCAGCCTGGCACTTCTGATGGATAATCCTGGAGAAGAGAATGCTGCTTCAGAGGACAAGTGGTCCAGCAGGCAGCTGAGTGACCTTCGGGCAGCAGAGAACCTGGACGAGCCTTTCCCTGAGATGCTAGGAGAGGAACCACTGCCGGAGGTGGAGGGCCCTATGTGGGCAGCTATCCCCATGCAGACGGACCCCCAGTATGCAGACTGTGCTGTCCTCCCAGTGGGTGCCCTGGCCACAGAGCAGTGGGAAGAGGACCCGGCGGTGTTGGCCTGGAGCATAGCACCTGAGCCTGTGCCCCAGGAAGAGGCTCCCATCTGGCCCTTTGAGGGCATGGGGCAGTTGCAGCCTCCCCCAATGGAAATACCATATCATG AAATTTTGTGGCGAGAATGGGAGGATTTCTCCACCCAGCCAGATGCTCAGGGCCTGAAGCCAGGAGATGGCCCTCAGTTCCAGTTCACTCTGATGTCTTATAACATCCTGGCTCAGGACCTGATGCAGCAGAGCTCAGAGCTCTATCTACATTGCCATCCGGACATCCTCAATTGGAACTATCGCTTCATGAACCTCATGCAGGAATTCCAGCACTGGGACCCCGAT ATCCTGTGTCTCCAGGAAGTCCAGGAAGATCATTACTGGGAGCAGCTGGAACCCTCTCTGCGAATGATGG GCTTTACCTGTTTCTACAAGAGGAGGACCGGGTGTAAAACCGATGGCTGTGCTGTTTGCTACAAGCCCACCAGATTCCGCCTGCTTTGTGCCAGCCCTGTGGAGTACTTCCGGCCTGGCTTGGAGCTACTTAATCGGGATAATGTGGGCTTAGTGTTGCTACTGCAACCACTCGTCCCAGAAGGCCTGGGGCAAGTCTCGGTGGCCCCGCTGTGTGTGGCAAATACCCATATCCTTTACAACCCACGCCGGGGTGATGTCAAGCTGGCCCAGATGGCCATTCTCCTGGCAGAAGTGGACAAGGTGGCCAGATTGTCAGATGGCAGCCACTGCCCCATCATCTTGTGCGGGGACCTAAATTCTGTCCCTGATTCACCTCTCTACAACTTCATCAGGGATGGAGAGCTCCAGTACCATGGGATGCCAGCCTGGAAG GGACTTGCTACACACGTTGGAGATGTGCAGATGACTGATGTTGCCGAATGTTTCCCCTACTACGTTTTGTCCGTTCCCAGGCTGCTCATTGGCTTTGACCGAGGATGGTGA